In Paenibacillus sonchi, a single genomic region encodes these proteins:
- a CDS encoding ATP-dependent RecD-like DNA helicase — METAELESSTGHILYFIHPRNGSLNADNNFGIACWQPDNGSEPYAIKGSLFGLNKKENVTVHGRWEQHSKYGEQFAVEHWERPLPKTKDQITSFLASKFVKGCGKKRAELIVQRLGDQALECIMAEGADCLTGIKGIGAKYAVQIAESVKGNFEIQQIMMTLLPYGITADTVTKMYKQWGAECVDIVRRNPYKLTEIRLIGFLKADEIARSVGISSDSPYRLNAALHFVLNELCYGGGHCYIPETELTQRTKELLNNVLEEDVQTELQLMSAHEQVIWENDRVYPKHLYIYEKKLAHKLACMANRAGFAMPTIEHTIRELSIREYQLQHGIVLAEKQREAIRELFQQQLLIVTGNPGTGKTTLVQAMIEVYCKEYPEANIGLCAPTGRIARKLGEVSGLDSETIHMMLGFCPGADPMYGEEMPFPYDLIIVDEVSMKDLQLAYYFFQAVGSKTKIVLIGDSDQLPSVGPGNVLHDMIAAGVPHVRLTEIFRQVQESQIVMNAHRINQGESIVIDKDKDDFFFIEQADPERTAYLIVRSVLRFLEKGYKLEDILVLSPMKKGVIGTEELNRALQAAVNPPAVGKVELVIGERIYRQGDKVIQVRNDYNKRVLNGDIGVVVGTTFLRDEEGELTDEIGLVCEFQGRAVTYNKKELKDVWLAYAITIHKAQGGQAPVVIMPVSTSHYVMLARNLIYTGLTRAERVCAMIGTRKALNIAVGNNKLIQRNTGLRAEIELHMLQMSKVCATR, encoded by the coding sequence ATGGAAACCGCCGAACTGGAGTCCAGCACTGGACATATCCTTTACTTTATTCATCCGAGAAACGGAAGTTTGAATGCAGATAACAACTTCGGAATTGCATGTTGGCAACCAGATAACGGCAGCGAACCGTATGCGATTAAAGGTTCATTGTTTGGGCTGAACAAAAAAGAGAATGTTACGGTTCACGGCCGTTGGGAGCAGCACAGCAAATATGGGGAGCAATTTGCTGTAGAGCATTGGGAACGCCCGCTGCCTAAGACCAAAGATCAGATCACTTCATTTCTTGCGTCCAAATTTGTGAAGGGATGTGGGAAAAAACGGGCCGAACTGATCGTGCAGCGTCTTGGAGATCAGGCTCTTGAATGCATTATGGCCGAGGGAGCAGATTGCCTAACAGGAATTAAAGGTATTGGTGCAAAGTACGCTGTACAGATTGCTGAAAGCGTGAAGGGTAATTTTGAAATTCAGCAGATCATGATGACGTTGCTGCCTTATGGGATAACCGCGGATACTGTGACTAAAATGTACAAGCAATGGGGAGCGGAATGTGTAGATATTGTACGCCGAAATCCCTACAAACTAACAGAAATCCGTTTGATTGGTTTTTTGAAGGCAGATGAAATTGCTAGGTCGGTTGGGATCAGCTCCGACTCACCGTATCGCCTGAATGCAGCATTACATTTTGTGCTGAATGAGTTGTGCTATGGTGGTGGTCATTGCTATATCCCCGAAACTGAGCTTACCCAGCGAACAAAAGAGCTTTTGAATAATGTTTTGGAAGAGGATGTGCAAACCGAATTACAACTGATGTCTGCCCATGAACAGGTCATTTGGGAAAACGATAGGGTATACCCGAAGCATCTGTACATCTATGAAAAGAAACTCGCACATAAGCTGGCTTGCATGGCAAACCGGGCTGGCTTTGCTATGCCTACTATTGAGCATACAATACGAGAATTGTCTATTCGGGAGTATCAATTACAGCATGGCATCGTGTTAGCAGAGAAGCAGCGTGAAGCGATACGTGAGCTGTTTCAGCAGCAGCTTTTGATCGTCACCGGAAACCCAGGGACGGGGAAGACCACGCTTGTTCAGGCGATGATTGAAGTTTACTGTAAGGAGTACCCGGAGGCCAACATCGGTCTATGTGCGCCAACAGGACGCATAGCGCGCAAGCTGGGGGAAGTATCCGGCTTGGATTCAGAAACCATTCACATGATGCTAGGATTTTGTCCTGGGGCTGACCCTATGTATGGAGAGGAAATGCCGTTTCCATATGACCTGATTATTGTCGATGAAGTGTCCATGAAAGACCTTCAACTTGCGTATTATTTCTTTCAAGCGGTTGGCTCCAAAACGAAAATTGTTCTGATTGGAGACAGCGATCAACTCCCTTCTGTAGGGCCGGGTAACGTACTGCATGACATGATTGCAGCCGGAGTGCCGCATGTCCGGTTAACAGAAATCTTCAGGCAAGTACAGGAAAGCCAGATTGTTATGAACGCGCACCGAATTAACCAAGGCGAATCTATTGTCATAGATAAGGATAAGGATGATTTCTTTTTCATTGAACAGGCTGACCCAGAGCGAACGGCTTACCTGATTGTCCGAAGTGTGCTGCGGTTTCTGGAGAAGGGCTACAAGCTGGAGGATATTCTGGTTCTTAGCCCGATGAAGAAAGGCGTGATTGGCACAGAGGAATTAAATCGTGCATTGCAGGCCGCGGTAAATCCTCCGGCTGTGGGTAAAGTGGAGCTGGTGATCGGGGAACGCATTTATCGTCAGGGTGATAAGGTCATTCAGGTTCGCAATGATTACAACAAGAGAGTTCTTAATGGAGATATAGGTGTAGTTGTGGGAACCACATTCCTTCGAGATGAGGAAGGGGAGCTGACGGACGAAATCGGACTGGTTTGCGAATTTCAAGGTAGAGCTGTTACCTATAACAAGAAGGAACTAAAGGACGTTTGGTTGGCCTATGCGATCACCATCCATAAAGCTCAAGGTGGACAAGCCCCAGTTGTCATTATGCCGGTATCGACCAGTCATTATGTCATGTTGGCTCGAAATCTGATTTATACGGGGCTGACAAGGGCAGAACGGGTATGTGCGATGATTGGTACTCGGAAGGCATTGAACATTGCTGTAGGCAATAATAAGCTGATTCAACGCAATACGGGGCTGAGAGCAGAGATTGAACTGCATATGCTGCAAATGAGCAAAGTCTGTGCGACTCGGTAA
- a CDS encoding transcription termination/antitermination NusG family protein, which produces MGAAFAIQVKTGKENNVQKLMEWAFSKSETAQKWIKAIHNFTESTVRILSDGSFGKEIQRAVMPGYIFLEMNYSVDENNQSAYIPADVWHLIKSIPGVLKQFTNSGQIIGAEEFHNMLGLDMEEKIEVAVPVQENATASEVSKVNETERGVKEALHQVNIASNEEERVVAEQVLKAAEQNMSQLTETTYEEDKGMVATELVKVKMDSLMSRIKTLVRGGKECVRVPKSMMNTIILQIDESDKLSPTVIITRLLNYIRNVGKG; this is translated from the coding sequence ATGGGAGCCGCATTTGCAATCCAAGTCAAGACTGGCAAAGAAAACAACGTTCAAAAGCTGATGGAATGGGCATTTTCTAAAAGCGAAACTGCTCAAAAATGGATTAAAGCTATTCATAATTTTACAGAATCTACAGTCCGCATACTTAGTGACGGTAGCTTTGGCAAAGAAATTCAACGTGCGGTGATGCCCGGATATATTTTTCTTGAAATGAACTACTCCGTTGATGAAAACAACCAATCTGCCTATATTCCCGCAGATGTGTGGCACCTTATTAAGAGTATCCCAGGTGTTTTGAAGCAATTTACCAATTCAGGTCAAATCATTGGTGCCGAAGAATTTCACAATATGCTTGGTCTTGACATGGAAGAAAAGATCGAGGTTGCTGTACCCGTTCAGGAAAACGCAACTGCATCGGAAGTATCCAAGGTGAACGAAACTGAACGTGGTGTAAAGGAAGCTCTCCATCAAGTCAATATTGCAAGCAACGAAGAAGAACGTGTAGTTGCAGAACAAGTATTGAAGGCCGCTGAACAAAACATGAGTCAACTGACCGAAACTACATATGAAGAAGATAAAGGCATGGTTGCGACAGAATTAGTAAAAGTGAAAATGGACAGCTTGATGAGCAGAATAAAGACGCTGGTTCGCGGTGGTAAGGAATGCGTTCGTGTTCCTAAGTCTATGATGAATACCATTATATTACAAATCGATGAGTCCGACAAACTATCTCCAACGGTCATCATCACCCGTCTACTGAATTACATACGCAACGTAGGTAAAGGCTGA
- a CDS encoding helix-turn-helix domain-containing protein, with product MNKTKSISELRESFCLSQKELAGILNISAKTLWNYEQDSSNLPNKILEKLMILFDIKYDHIFLGKKYEKNVQKRKEIFERAELVKKQFSA from the coding sequence ATGAATAAAACAAAAAGTATTAGTGAGCTCAGAGAAAGCTTTTGTTTATCCCAAAAGGAATTAGCTGGTATTTTGAATATAAGTGCAAAAACTCTTTGGAATTATGAGCAAGATTCCAGTAACTTACCTAACAAAATACTGGAAAAGTTAATGATCCTGTTTGATATAAAATATGATCATATTTTTTTGGGAAAGAAATACGAAAAAAACGTACAAAAGCGAAAAGAAATATTTGAAAGAGCTGAACTTGTAAAAAAGCAGTTCTCCGCCTAA
- the sufB gene encoding Fe-S cluster assembly protein SufB, protein MAKKAPDMEEYQYGFRDEHKSIFQSGKGLTAEIVKEISAIKNEPEWMLDFRLKALEQFYKMPMPKWGGNLDELDFDDIQYYVRPSEKQGKTWEEVPSEIKETFDKLGIPEAEQKFLAGVSAQYESEVVYHSMQKNLEDQGVIFTDTDTALREHPELFKKFFGTIIPPADNKFAALNSAVWSGGSFIYVPKGVKCEVPLQAYFRINSENMGQFERTLILADEDSFVHYVEGCTAPIYSTNSLHSAVVEILCMKNARVRYTTIQNWAPNIYNLVTKRAVAEENATMEWVDGNIGSKLTMKYPAVVLKGRGAKGSVLSIAVAGKDQHQDAGAKMIHLAPDTTSTIVSKSISKHGGKVTYRGLASFGRKAEGAKSNIKCDTLILDNQSTSDTIPYNEIMNDNIVLEHEATVSKVSEEQLFYLMSRGLTEAEATQMIVMGFIEPFTKELPMEYAVEMNRLIKFEMEGSIG, encoded by the coding sequence ATGGCTAAGAAAGCGCCTGATATGGAAGAGTACCAATATGGGTTCCGTGACGAGCATAAGTCGATATTCCAGTCTGGTAAAGGACTTACGGCCGAAATTGTTAAAGAAATCTCCGCCATCAAAAATGAACCGGAATGGATGCTGGATTTCCGCCTGAAAGCCCTGGAGCAGTTCTATAAAATGCCGATGCCTAAATGGGGCGGCAATCTTGACGAATTGGATTTTGACGATATCCAGTATTATGTAAGACCCTCCGAGAAGCAAGGGAAGACTTGGGAGGAAGTGCCTTCCGAGATCAAGGAAACCTTCGATAAGCTGGGGATTCCGGAAGCGGAACAGAAATTCCTGGCAGGTGTCTCGGCGCAGTACGAATCCGAGGTTGTCTACCACAGCATGCAGAAGAACCTTGAAGATCAGGGCGTCATCTTCACCGATACCGACACGGCGCTGCGGGAGCACCCGGAGCTGTTCAAGAAGTTCTTCGGCACCATTATCCCGCCTGCGGATAACAAATTTGCTGCTTTGAACAGCGCGGTATGGTCGGGCGGAAGCTTCATTTATGTTCCGAAGGGCGTAAAATGTGAAGTGCCTCTGCAGGCCTACTTCCGTATTAACTCCGAGAACATGGGCCAATTCGAGCGTACCCTGATTCTTGCCGACGAAGACAGCTTCGTGCATTATGTAGAGGGCTGTACCGCTCCAATCTACAGCACGAACTCTCTGCACAGTGCGGTGGTAGAGATCCTGTGCATGAAGAACGCGCGCGTCCGCTACACAACCATTCAGAACTGGGCGCCGAATATCTATAACCTGGTAACCAAACGTGCCGTTGCTGAAGAGAATGCAACGATGGAATGGGTCGATGGCAACATCGGCTCCAAGCTGACGATGAAATATCCTGCGGTTGTGCTCAAAGGCCGCGGAGCCAAAGGTTCTGTATTGTCCATCGCGGTTGCAGGCAAAGACCAGCACCAGGATGCAGGAGCCAAAATGATTCACTTGGCACCGGACACCACTTCGACAATTGTCTCCAAGTCGATCAGCAAACACGGCGGTAAAGTAACGTACCGTGGTCTTGCTTCCTTCGGCCGCAAAGCGGAAGGCGCCAAGTCGAACATCAAATGCGATACGCTCATTCTGGATAACCAGTCCACTTCGGACACCATTCCTTACAATGAGATCATGAACGACAACATCGTGCTGGAGCATGAAGCGACCGTCTCCAAGGTATCCGAGGAGCAGCTGTTCTACCTGATGAGCCGTGGTCTTACCGAAGCCGAAGCTACCCAGATGATCGTTATGGGCTTCATTGAACCCTTCACCAAAGAACTGCCGATGGAATATGCGGTAGAAATGAACCGTCTTATCAAGTTCGAAATGGAAGGCAGTATAGGATAA
- a CDS encoding ImmA/IrrE family metallo-endopeptidase, translating into MKKQNACLPFPLKTHCGWQGKWRRKNILQKNIEKLNNQRMGDSMIKHAVTQLVKKYRTNDPFDIASQKNILVFFELLGEMFGYYNYNRRFQMIHINSEAKIEEQRFTCAHELGHAILHSNVNTPFLRKHTLYSVDRIEKEANRFAVELLVPDELLLKGATIQEVAALCGIPEEVAKLKELSNRSFWQNEDSFFHP; encoded by the coding sequence ATGAAGAAACAAAACGCTTGTTTGCCATTTCCCTTGAAAACTCACTGCGGCTGGCAAGGGAAATGGCGAAGAAAAAATATACTCCAAAAAAATATAGAGAAACTGAATAATCAGAGGATGGGAGACAGTATGATTAAACACGCTGTTACCCAACTGGTCAAAAAATACAGAACGAACGATCCCTTTGATATTGCATCCCAGAAAAACATTCTTGTTTTTTTTGAATTGTTGGGCGAGATGTTTGGCTATTATAATTACAATCGTCGCTTCCAAATGATACACATCAACTCGGAAGCTAAAATAGAAGAACAACGCTTTACCTGTGCACATGAACTAGGTCATGCAATTTTGCATTCTAATGTCAATACCCCTTTTTTGAGAAAGCACACTCTTTATTCTGTAGATCGAATTGAGAAGGAAGCTAATCGCTTTGCTGTAGAACTTCTCGTTCCTGACGAGTTACTTCTAAAAGGTGCAACGATCCAAGAAGTTGCTGCTCTCTGTGGCATTCCTGAAGAAGTAGCAAAGTTAAAAGAACTTTCAAATCGGAGTTTTTGGCAAAACGAGGATTCATTTTTTCATCCTTAA
- the sufU gene encoding Fe-S cluster assembly sulfur transfer protein SufU, translating to MNLDDLYRRVIMDHYKNPRNRGSFADDALKIELNNPTCGDRITLQLKVEDGVVKDARYSGEGCSISMSSASMMTEAVKGQTVEHALELADRFSSLMKGEAVDFEDYEDIEALSGVNKFPARIKCATLAWNALRKGIDVEEEHHQEH from the coding sequence ATGAACTTGGATGACTTGTATAGACGTGTAATTATGGATCATTATAAAAATCCCCGGAACCGTGGTTCTTTTGCAGATGACGCCTTGAAGATCGAGCTGAACAACCCTACCTGCGGCGACCGTATTACGCTCCAGCTTAAGGTGGAGGATGGCGTCGTGAAGGACGCCCGTTACAGCGGCGAAGGCTGTTCGATCAGCATGTCGTCGGCTTCCATGATGACGGAAGCGGTCAAAGGCCAGACCGTAGAGCATGCGCTAGAGCTGGCTGACCGGTTCTCCTCCCTGATGAAGGGGGAAGCAGTGGATTTTGAAGATTACGAAGATATCGAAGCCCTTTCCGGTGTTAATAAATTTCCGGCGCGGATCAAATGTGCGACACTCGCATGGAACGCGCTGCGCAAAGGCATAGACGTGGAAGAAGAGCATCACCAAGAACATTAA
- a CDS encoding cysteine desulfurase, translating to MISSAIREQFPILNQTINGHPLVYLDSAATSQKPRQVIEAVKSYYEWDNSNVHRGVHTLGSRATDAYEGAREKLAKFINARSTKEIIFTRGTTTALNIVASSYGPANVGEGDEIVITQMEHHSNFIPWQQLAKKTGATLKFIPLQKDGSITLEDAEQTITDKTKIVAIAYVSNVMGISHPVKELAAIAHRHGAVIVVDGAQSTPHMKVDVQDLDCDFYALSGHKMLAPTGIGALYGKKALLEAMEPVEFGGEMIDDVGLYDSTWKELPWKFEGGTPIIAGAVGLGAAIDFLQEIGLDEIHRHEMELAAYAEQRLSEVDGLTIYGPRNRKVGVVTFNLGDVHPHDVATVLDAEGVAVRAGHHCCQPLMRWLQVSSTARASFYLYNSEQDVDALVQALIKAKEYFAYELG from the coding sequence ATGATCAGCAGCGCCATCCGGGAGCAATTTCCCATATTGAATCAGACCATCAACGGGCATCCGCTGGTATATCTGGACAGCGCGGCAACCTCACAGAAGCCGCGCCAGGTCATCGAAGCCGTGAAGTCCTATTATGAATGGGATAACTCCAACGTGCACCGTGGTGTCCATACGCTCGGCAGCCGGGCTACGGATGCTTACGAGGGGGCCCGCGAGAAGCTGGCCAAGTTCATTAACGCCCGCAGCACGAAGGAGATTATCTTTACCCGCGGCACAACGACGGCTCTGAATATTGTAGCCTCGTCTTACGGCCCGGCCAACGTTGGTGAAGGCGACGAGATCGTCATCACCCAGATGGAGCATCACAGCAACTTTATTCCATGGCAGCAGCTGGCGAAGAAGACAGGGGCAACCCTGAAGTTCATTCCTCTGCAGAAGGACGGGTCCATCACGCTTGAGGATGCCGAGCAGACGATTACGGATAAGACCAAAATCGTCGCCATAGCGTATGTCTCCAATGTAATGGGCATTTCCCATCCGGTAAAAGAGCTGGCAGCCATCGCTCACCGCCACGGCGCAGTAATCGTTGTCGACGGAGCTCAAAGCACACCTCATATGAAGGTGGATGTTCAGGACCTCGACTGCGATTTCTACGCACTGTCCGGCCACAAGATGCTTGCGCCTACCGGCATTGGCGCCCTGTACGGCAAGAAGGCCCTGCTGGAAGCCATGGAGCCGGTGGAGTTCGGCGGTGAAATGATCGACGACGTCGGCCTTTATGATTCTACCTGGAAGGAGCTGCCCTGGAAGTTTGAAGGCGGCACACCGATCATTGCCGGTGCGGTCGGCCTCGGGGCAGCGATTGATTTCCTGCAGGAAATCGGGCTGGATGAAATCCACCGTCATGAGATGGAGCTGGCCGCTTACGCGGAGCAGCGCCTCTCGGAGGTGGACGGCCTGACGATTTATGGTCCGAGAAACCGTAAAGTCGGCGTGGTGACCTTCAATCTCGGAGATGTCCATCCGCATGATGTGGCTACGGTGCTGGATGCCGAAGGCGTGGCTGTCCGTGCCGGGCATCACTGCTGCCAGCCGCTGATGCGCTGGCTGCAGGTCAGTTCGACGGCCCGGGCCAGCTTCTACCTGTACAACTCAGAACAGGATGTAGATGCGCTGGTCCAAGCCTTAATTAAGGCAAAGGAGTATTTCGCCTATGAACTTGGATGA
- the sufD gene encoding Fe-S cluster assembly protein SufD has translation MTTQTILPVDAQLLADWSQSSGEPGWLKDSRLNALTLAAGLALPKLEKTRIDRWNVNNYGTYKAGQAITALSEAPASVAALIKDQEEGSLIIQRNSGAIYVRLAPELAAQGVIFTDLQTAVKEHGDLVQRYLHKAVLPDEHSLAALHAALWNGGVFLYVPKNVVVETPLQAVLLTDDAEAAFVPHILIVADTNSSVTYVDNYVSDKTEAGLHNGAVEVFVGAGAKVRYATVHQLGEDTTDVTYRRAVVENDGTIEWIVGEMNYGDTASDTKSVLKGNGASSDAKVIAVGSGSQKLNYTTQAQHFGKNTPSDMITRAVMRDAATSIINGITKIEKGATRADGQQTEKVLMLSPGARGDANPILLIDEDDVTAGHAASVGQVNYEQVYYLMSRGIPRHDAEKLIIYGFLAPVVSQIPLEGLRNQLQSLVERKLGQ, from the coding sequence ATGACGACACAAACCATTCTTCCGGTGGATGCACAGCTGCTCGCCGATTGGTCGCAGAGCAGCGGCGAGCCGGGCTGGCTGAAGGACAGCCGGTTGAACGCACTTACGCTGGCCGCTGGCCTGGCACTGCCGAAACTGGAGAAGACCCGGATTGACCGCTGGAATGTGAATAACTATGGAACCTACAAAGCAGGCCAGGCCATCACTGCACTTAGTGAAGCTCCTGCTTCTGTTGCCGCACTGATCAAGGATCAGGAAGAAGGCAGCCTGATTATACAGCGCAACTCCGGCGCCATCTATGTCCGCCTTGCACCGGAGCTTGCAGCACAAGGCGTAATTTTCACCGATTTGCAGACTGCGGTCAAAGAGCACGGCGATCTGGTGCAGCGCTATCTGCATAAGGCCGTACTGCCTGATGAGCACTCTTTAGCCGCGCTGCATGCGGCCCTTTGGAACGGCGGGGTATTCCTCTATGTTCCGAAGAACGTGGTGGTCGAGACCCCGCTGCAGGCGGTGCTGCTTACCGATGATGCCGAAGCGGCTTTTGTTCCGCATATTCTGATTGTTGCCGACACGAACAGCTCAGTGACCTATGTCGACAACTATGTGTCGGACAAAACTGAAGCCGGACTGCACAATGGTGCGGTTGAGGTGTTCGTGGGTGCAGGAGCCAAAGTCCGCTATGCCACAGTGCATCAGTTAGGTGAGGACACGACTGACGTGACTTACCGCCGCGCCGTTGTGGAGAATGACGGAACGATTGAATGGATTGTCGGCGAGATGAACTATGGGGATACAGCCAGCGACACCAAGTCGGTGCTGAAGGGCAACGGGGCAAGCTCCGATGCCAAAGTCATCGCCGTGGGATCAGGCTCGCAGAAGCTGAACTATACGACCCAGGCGCAGCATTTCGGCAAAAACACGCCGAGTGACATGATCACCCGTGCGGTGATGCGGGATGCGGCGACCTCCATTATTAACGGAATTACGAAGATCGAGAAGGGCGCAACCCGTGCCGATGGCCAGCAGACGGAAAAAGTTCTGATGCTGAGTCCCGGGGCGCGCGGAGACGCGAATCCGATCCTGCTTATAGACGAAGATGATGTAACAGCAGGCCATGCCGCTTCCGTAGGACAGGTTAACTACGAGCAGGTGTACTACCTGATGTCCCGCGGAATTCCGCGGCATGATGCAGAAAAACTGATCATATACGGCTTCCTTGCTCCTGTAGTGTCGCAAATTCCACTGGAGGGACTGCGCAATCAGCTCCAATCTCTTGTGGAAAGGAAGTTAGGCCAATGA
- a CDS encoding tyrosine-type recombinase/integrase → MATFRKLKSGKWQARVSKEGDEFSIGTFRTKKEAEIEAARVEERIYYGQTLNDRNMLFSEVVEIWMKHKRSNLKDSTFEQVETIVRLHILPYFGNKRIMKIRRSEIKDWIQSYVDMKDENGEPKYSYGSCTKYLSVIKSIIHYAVYEIEILEKNLADKLKVSIKDSTKKKEPVKYHSLSELNKLLDFMKEYKHQRFEGYPIYYTLMYFLSRSGLRISEALALRWSDLKGDKITIERQTSRNNNNALKLTTLKNTSSYRTIRIETDVVGVLEKFKTIQDNLIMNSPTFHQNKDGIIFQNYLGNYLTPSTVRESIEKYCTKAGVEYKGTHGFRHTHAVLLLESGASLLFVSKRLGHKTIKTTADTYLSITQKIEEDELEKFASYTKREIESAQNRHDLLIPSQ, encoded by the coding sequence ATGGCAACCTTCAGAAAACTTAAAAGTGGGAAATGGCAGGCTCGCGTATCAAAAGAAGGCGATGAGTTCAGTATAGGTACATTTCGAACAAAAAAAGAAGCAGAAATCGAAGCAGCTAGAGTCGAAGAAAGAATATATTACGGTCAGACGTTAAATGACCGCAATATGCTATTTAGTGAAGTCGTTGAGATATGGATGAAGCATAAGCGGTCCAATTTAAAAGACTCTACTTTCGAACAGGTAGAAACTATTGTAAGACTACACATCCTCCCTTATTTTGGTAATAAGAGAATCATGAAGATCCGGCGGTCTGAAATAAAAGATTGGATTCAATCGTACGTGGATATGAAGGATGAAAACGGGGAACCGAAATATTCATACGGCTCCTGTACGAAGTATCTTTCGGTTATAAAAAGTATTATTCATTATGCTGTTTATGAAATTGAGATCCTTGAAAAAAACCTTGCTGATAAATTAAAGGTGTCTATAAAGGACTCAACAAAAAAGAAAGAACCTGTAAAATATCATTCTTTAAGTGAATTAAACAAACTTCTCGATTTTATGAAAGAATACAAACACCAACGATTTGAAGGCTATCCTATATACTACACTCTCATGTACTTTCTGAGCCGATCTGGACTACGGATCAGCGAAGCACTAGCATTGAGATGGTCAGACTTAAAAGGAGATAAAATAACAATCGAAAGACAAACCAGTAGAAATAATAACAATGCATTGAAACTGACCACTCTTAAGAACACGTCTTCCTATCGTACAATTCGAATAGAAACGGATGTGGTAGGAGTTTTGGAGAAATTTAAAACTATTCAAGACAACCTCATAATGAATAGCCCAACATTCCATCAAAACAAAGACGGGATCATTTTCCAAAACTATCTTGGCAATTACTTAACTCCTTCGACTGTGCGTGAGTCAATTGAAAAATACTGTACTAAAGCAGGGGTTGAATATAAGGGGACACATGGATTCCGGCATACTCATGCTGTTTTGCTTCTTGAGTCTGGAGCAAGTCTTCTGTTTGTATCCAAACGGCTGGGTCACAAAACAATAAAAACCACAGCTGACACATATCTTTCGATAACTCAAAAAATAGAAGAAGACGAACTTGAAAAGTTCGCCTCCTACACTAAAAGAGAAATTGAATCGGCACAAAATCGGCACGACCTTTTAATTCCTTCGCAATAA
- a CDS encoding group-specific protein produces MKDFLSVTINKAEILKICREQVEQLIQEFDNEFVFWDTNQLKKRTCMSWNTIQEYFFFDPRFPKRKVGGKWYFPAHETREFLREWLLEQTG; encoded by the coding sequence ATGAAAGATTTTCTTTCCGTAACGATAAACAAAGCAGAGATTCTCAAAATTTGTCGTGAGCAAGTGGAGCAACTTATTCAGGAATTTGACAATGAATTTGTTTTTTGGGATACGAACCAACTAAAAAAAAGAACTTGTATGAGTTGGAATACAATTCAAGAATATTTCTTTTTCGATCCTAGATTCCCTAAACGAAAAGTAGGTGGTAAATGGTACTTTCCGGCGCATGAAACAAGAGAATTTTTAAGGGAATGGCTACTTGAGCAAACGGGATGA